The nucleotide window TCGTCGGTGTTGTTGTGCTCGGTGCCTCCCAACCAAGCCAGCTTTTTGCAACGGGTAGGCCGGGCTGGGCGTCGTGACGGCAATGCCCTGACTACCACGCTGGCAGATGGCAACAGCCCCCATGACCTGTACTTTTTCGCCGAAACCCAGGAGATGCTGTCGGGTGAGGTGGCGCCGCCTGGGGTGTTCTTGCAGGCTGCTGAGGTGTTGCGTCGGCAATTGTTTGCGTTTTGCATGGACGACTGGGTGGCCAGCCTGAACAACATTTCAGCGTTGCCTGACAAGACCTCGCAGGCACTTGATGCGATGGACCAGGGTAAGCAGGAGCGCTTCCCGTACGTATTCAGCAACTATGTGCTGGCGCACGAGGAACGGTTGTTTCAGGGCTTTGTGCAGTTGCTGTCGGGTGATATTGACGATGTGGTCACTGCGAGGCTGTGGGACTTCATGCAGGGGCAAGGTGAGTCTGACGGACTTCGCACTCGTTTGTTGAAGGCCCTTGAGGAACTGCAGGAAGAGCGACGTACCTACAAAAAGCGCAAGGATGAGCTCGATAAGGTGCGCGCAAAAGTACAGCAAAAGCCCCAGGACGATTCCACGCGCGCTGAAATTGACAACCTGCTGCGTGAGCGGGACAAATTGCTGGAGCTAATTAAAGAAATCAACACGCGTGACCTGCTGAACACCCTGACCGACGCGGGCTTGCTTCCGAACTACGCATTCCCAGAGGCGGGGGTGGAGCTGAAGTCGGTGCTGTGGCGCAAGCGTGCCTCTGATGAGCCGGGGCAGGGCGCCTACGTCACCCTGACTACGCAGAAGTACGAGCGCCCCGCGCAGTCAGCGCTTTCGGAATTTGCGCCAGAGAACCGCTTTTACGCTAACCAGCGGCGCGTGGAGGTGGACCAAATCAACATGAATTTGGCCAAGACGGAAGACTGGCGTTTCTGCCCGTCCTGTCATCACATGCAAAACCTGACGGTAGAGGCAGACACCCATGTAGCGTGCCCTTCGTGCGGCGATGCGATGTGGTCGGATGCGGCACAACGCCGTACGCTGCTGCGCTTCAAGCAAGCTATTGCCAACAGCAACGACACGGATGTGCGCATCGACGACAGTGCAGATGACCGCGAGCCCAAGTATTACGTGCGCCAGCTGATGGCGGATTTCTCCCCCTCACACATTCGCGAGGCATGGCAGATTGGCTCGGGTGCTCTGCCGTTCGGTTTTGAATTCATCTCCCGGGTGACATTCCGTGACGTGAACTTTGGCGAGCTCGCCAAGCCTGGCGAGGCGTTCAAGGTGGCGGACAAGGAATCCTCGCGCCCGGGGTTCAAGCTGTGTAAGCACTGCGGCAAGGTGCAAAAGCCTCCTCGACGAAGCAGCGACCCCAGCGGGCAAAGCCATAGCTTCGATTGCCCCAAGTACGGGGATGACAGTCCTGCCAACTTGCTGGAGTGCCTGTACCTGTACCGAGAGTTCGAGTCGGAGGCGTTGCGGATTCTGGTGCCGTACACCAAGAACGGCATGGACGAGAGCGTGGTCCAGTCCTTCATGGCGGCCGTGCAGTTGGGGCTCAAGCGCCGATTTGGCGGCAAGGTGGACCACTTGCGCATGGTGTTGCAAGACGAGCCAGGAAAAGA belongs to Melaminivora suipulveris and includes:
- a CDS encoding Zn-binding domain-containing protein — translated: MACIDAPESRYEALISQPDDWWARRFSKGDLRRVIAAEHTGLLERPVREALESRFKSKQPKPWFENLLSATPTLEMGVDIGDLSSVLLCSVPPNQASFLQRVGRAGRRDGNALTTTLADGNSPHDLYFFAETQEMLSGEVAPPGVFLQAAEVLRRQLFAFCMDDWVASLNNISALPDKTSQALDAMDQGKQERFPYVFSNYVLAHEERLFQGFVQLLSGDIDDVVTARLWDFMQGQGESDGLRTRLLKALEELQEERRTYKKRKDELDKVRAKVQQKPQDDSTRAEIDNLLRERDKLLELIKEINTRDLLNTLTDAGLLPNYAFPEAGVELKSVLWRKRASDEPGQGAYVTLTTQKYERPAQSALSEFAPENRFYANQRRVEVDQINMNLAKTEDWRFCPSCHHMQNLTVEADTHVACPSCGDAMWSDAAQRRTLLRFKQAIANSNDTDVRIDDSADDREPKYYVRQLMADFSPSHIREAWQIGSGALPFGFEFISRVTFRDVNFGELAKPGEAFKVADKESSRPGFKLCKHCGKVQKPPRRSSDPSGQSHSFDCPKYGDDSPANLLECLYLYREFESEALRILVPYTKNGMDESVVQSFMAAVQLGLKRRFGGKVDHLRMVLQDEPGKDGGPRRHYVMLYDSVPGGTGYLHQLLAHDAGTLSDVLKMALQAVTSCSCNDDPEKDGCYRCLYQYRLGRSMEQVSRDQAKAVLGELVGALDQLERVKTISEIFINPNFDSVLEARFIESLKRLGGVGSIPMVKLVQDVVNGKSGFVLEVGGQRYRVEPQCDVGAEQGVLAASKPDFVIWPWATGSKRRPVAVFCDGWA